The proteins below come from a single Afipia felis ATCC 53690 genomic window:
- a CDS encoding ABC transporter permease, producing the protein MQRRLSFVETVVYGFIGLVAFLGIWYLLPATGLVPQQFLPGPVTVVERIVTLTMQPFAGATLPAHIAYSFSRFISGFLLAALIGIPLGLIMGWFRVVDEIVAPIFDGLRFIAPIAWVPFAALWFGTGVGGPIMIIFAGAFPPCVINAYRGAKQVDPQLIEAAEMLGTGHLRMMKDILLPASVPSIVAGLRVAAGLGWQSLVGAELIVASTGVGFMMVQAQANVATSTVMSGMVAIGIVGLIIDILLRRGEAVIRRRRGLAE; encoded by the coding sequence ATGCAGCGGCGGCTCTCCTTCGTTGAAACGGTCGTGTACGGCTTTATCGGCCTCGTTGCCTTCCTCGGCATTTGGTACCTGCTGCCCGCAACGGGTCTTGTGCCGCAGCAGTTTCTACCGGGTCCCGTCACGGTCGTTGAGCGCATTGTTACGTTGACGATGCAACCGTTCGCCGGCGCGACGCTGCCCGCTCATATCGCCTACAGCTTCAGTCGCTTCATTTCCGGTTTTCTGCTCGCTGCGCTGATCGGTATCCCGCTTGGCCTCATCATGGGCTGGTTTCGCGTCGTCGACGAAATCGTTGCGCCGATTTTCGATGGGCTGCGTTTTATCGCACCGATCGCGTGGGTGCCGTTCGCAGCTCTCTGGTTCGGGACGGGTGTGGGCGGTCCGATCATGATTATCTTCGCCGGCGCCTTCCCGCCTTGCGTCATCAACGCCTATCGCGGTGCCAAGCAGGTCGATCCGCAACTGATCGAAGCGGCCGAGATGCTCGGGACGGGCCATCTGCGCATGATGAAGGACATCCTGTTGCCGGCCTCCGTTCCTTCGATCGTCGCGGGCCTGCGGGTGGCGGCTGGCCTTGGGTGGCAATCGCTCGTCGGTGCAGAGCTGATTGTCGCATCGACAGGCGTGGGTTTCATGATGGTGCAGGCGCAGGCCAACGTCGCGACATCAACCGTCATGAGCGGCATGGTCGCAATTGGCATCGTTGGACTCATCATCGACATACTGCTTCGCCGTGGCGAAGCAGTCATTCGCCGCCGTCGCGGACTCGCTGAGTAG
- a CDS encoding DUF2249 domain-containing protein → MTTSFVELDVRPILRNGGEPFGEIMGAITGLQPGQGLKLLATFKPTPLFSVLGSKGFSHEAREIGGGDWEVLFRPAEGATKSEPPLDAPAQDTAEWPDPAQHLDNRDLDPPEPMVRILAATEELKKGEVLSALLCREPIFLLPELAKRGHAWRGGFESDGKTYKILVRVGVADMAAV, encoded by the coding sequence ATGACAACATCGTTCGTTGAACTGGATGTCCGGCCGATCCTCCGGAATGGCGGCGAACCTTTTGGAGAAATCATGGGCGCGATAACCGGGCTCCAGCCGGGGCAGGGGCTGAAATTGCTCGCGACCTTCAAGCCGACGCCGCTGTTCAGCGTGCTCGGCTCGAAGGGATTCAGTCATGAAGCGCGCGAGATCGGCGGCGGGGATTGGGAGGTTCTTTTCCGTCCGGCCGAGGGAGCGACAAAATCGGAACCTCCTTTGGATGCACCCGCGCAGGACACAGCGGAGTGGCCCGACCCCGCTCAACATCTCGACAACCGCGATCTCGATCCGCCGGAACCGATGGTGCGCATTCTTGCGGCCACGGAAGAATTGAAGAAGGGCGAGGTGCTGTCCGCCTTGTTGTGCCGCGAGCCGATCTTCCTGCTTCCGGAGCTTGCGAAGCGCGGTCATGCCTGGCGTGGCGGCTTCGAGAGCGACGGCAAGACTTACAAGATCCTAGTACGGGTCGGCGTGGCCGATATGGCTGCTGTATGA
- a CDS encoding alcohol dehydrogenase catalytic domain-containing protein produces MKALVYLGPNSLVYRDEPEPVPGNDEAVVKVEAVGICGSDMHAYHGLDTRRPAPLILGHEAAGTIVTGPRTGERITVNPLVVDPLCPYAVRGLPHLSPTRQILSMPPRPGAFASYVSVPERNLLPISPDLPIFEAALAEPIAVSWHAVRVGAEKLQQPIATARVAVLGGGAIGLAAALVAKLFAAAEVYVGETNAGRRETLQAIGGLTVYDPSNGGGPQADSMDLVIDAVGAGATRAAASRMVRPGGVIVHIGLLPGMDGLDIRKITLQEVTFTGSYCYTPQDFADTVHALEHRRFGSIGWIEQRSLADGAQAFRDIDQGSVSAAKIVLRV; encoded by the coding sequence ATGAAAGCGCTTGTATATCTAGGTCCGAACTCGCTTGTTTACCGCGATGAACCGGAGCCTGTGCCGGGCAACGATGAAGCGGTCGTCAAGGTTGAGGCGGTGGGCATCTGTGGTTCCGATATGCATGCTTATCATGGTCTCGACACGCGCCGTCCCGCACCGCTGATCCTCGGGCATGAAGCTGCAGGCACGATTGTTACAGGACCACGCACCGGCGAGCGCATCACGGTCAATCCGCTCGTCGTCGACCCGCTCTGCCCTTATGCGGTTCGAGGATTGCCGCATTTGTCGCCGACCCGGCAAATCCTGTCGATGCCGCCGCGCCCCGGTGCCTTCGCCAGCTATGTTAGCGTTCCCGAGCGCAATTTGCTGCCAATTTCGCCGGACTTGCCGATCTTCGAGGCTGCACTGGCGGAGCCGATTGCGGTGTCGTGGCATGCCGTTCGCGTCGGCGCGGAGAAGCTGCAACAACCAATTGCGACGGCTCGTGTCGCCGTACTTGGTGGCGGCGCGATCGGGCTTGCGGCCGCATTGGTGGCAAAGTTGTTCGCGGCGGCTGAGGTTTATGTCGGCGAAACCAATGCAGGCCGACGCGAGACGCTTCAGGCGATTGGAGGCCTGACGGTCTACGATCCGTCAAACGGCGGTGGTCCGCAGGCTGACAGTATGGACCTCGTCATTGATGCCGTGGGAGCTGGTGCGACAAGAGCAGCCGCAAGCCGCATGGTGCGTCCGGGCGGCGTCATCGTTCATATCGGCTTGTTGCCGGGGATGGATGGTCTCGACATCCGCAAGATCACCTTACAGGAAGTTACCTTCACCGGCTCGTACTGTTACACGCCGCAGGATTTCGCCGACACCGTTCATGCACTGGAGCATCGCCGCTTTGGCTCAATTGGCTGGATCGAGCAGCGCAGCCTCGCCGACGGCGCACAGGCTTTCCGCGATATCGATCAAGGCTCCGTGTCAGCGGCCAAGATCGTGCTGAGAGTTTAG
- a CDS encoding SDR family NAD(P)-dependent oxidoreductase, producing the protein MFKPVDLFDLTGRTALVTGGNSGIGLAMARALALAGAAIVLVARRTDELENAAATLSDEGFDASAAAADLADAAAICALSDALSDKNIDIIVNAAGVNLRQPFRTVSAEAFDLHMALHLRAPFLLTQAFAPKMAERKWGRIINIASLQSTRAFPDSAPYGAAKGGIVQLTRAIAEEWSRHGVTCNAIAPGFFPTPLTAPVFGDTERANRMAAQTAIGRNGELADLHGVTIFFASDASAYITGQTLAVDGGFTAK; encoded by the coding sequence ATGTTCAAACCTGTCGATCTGTTCGATCTAACCGGACGCACCGCGCTCGTCACAGGCGGCAACAGCGGCATTGGTCTGGCTATGGCCCGGGCGCTGGCGCTGGCCGGAGCGGCGATCGTTCTGGTCGCCCGCCGGACGGACGAATTGGAGAACGCGGCGGCTACGCTGAGCGATGAGGGTTTCGACGCCAGCGCCGCGGCTGCAGATCTGGCCGATGCCGCGGCCATCTGTGCGCTTTCCGACGCGCTATCGGACAAGAACATCGACATCATCGTCAATGCGGCTGGCGTGAATCTGCGCCAGCCGTTCCGCACGGTGTCTGCCGAGGCGTTCGACCTGCATATGGCGCTTCATCTGCGCGCGCCGTTTCTTCTCACTCAGGCCTTCGCGCCGAAAATGGCAGAACGCAAGTGGGGACGTATCATCAACATCGCATCGTTGCAGAGCACGCGCGCTTTTCCTGATTCTGCACCCTATGGCGCGGCCAAGGGCGGAATCGTCCAACTGACGCGGGCGATTGCGGAGGAGTGGTCGCGTCATGGCGTGACCTGCAACGCGATCGCGCCGGGATTCTTCCCAACGCCGCTGACAGCTCCCGTGTTTGGCGACACGGAACGCGCTAATCGGATGGCGGCGCAGACCGCAATCGGCCGTAACGGCGAGCTTGCGGATTTGCACGGCGTGACGATCTTTTTCGCGTCCGATGCATCGGCCTACATCACCGGCCAGACGCTGGCGGTCGATGGCGGCTTTACCGCCAAGTAG
- a CDS encoding DUF2249 domain-containing protein: MTDATKNSNVTKVDVRSLIPAQRHAKIFELVNKLTPGGSFILVNDHDPKPLYYQLEAEYPKQFSWTYVERGPEVWQVEIGKLAKAA, encoded by the coding sequence ATGACCGATGCCACCAAGAATTCGAACGTCACCAAGGTTGATGTGCGCAGCCTGATCCCGGCGCAGCGTCACGCGAAAATCTTTGAACTCGTCAACAAGCTGACGCCCGGCGGAAGCTTCATCCTGGTCAACGATCACGATCCGAAGCCGCTCTACTATCAGCTCGAGGCTGAATATCCGAAGCAGTTCTCCTGGACCTATGTCGAGCGCGGACCGGAGGTCTGGCAGGTGGAGATCGGCAAGCTCGCAAAGGCTGCCTGA
- a CDS encoding ABC transporter substrate-binding protein: protein MKGFRRLGMTLVAGFTAAALSSGGVRAADQIGVSYQPSLYWALPFYYATQKGWWKEVGLSPNFSTFPAGAPQIAAGASGSWDVGGTGSVPAVLGAARFNIETIGITNDESKANALMATPKEYQAIKADPTKLKGQRILLTTNSTVDYAARNCLDKMGVKQSDVQFVNLGQAQIITAVTSGNGNIAGVWAPNTYTLQDRAKAEYLCSGADTGAMVPGALVVTADYAKKSPENVAKFLAVYLRGWSWAKSHQAEAKKMALAFYKEGGLEATPEAMDQEFKLRPVFSLDEQLKLMDNSKGPSEVDIWFSNIGKYMTSVNTLSSNPDPKSYITDKYMKMVAADPKLRAFATEFDQK from the coding sequence ATGAAAGGCTTTCGACGACTCGGAATGACTTTGGTTGCGGGATTCACCGCCGCGGCCCTCTCGTCCGGCGGTGTCCGCGCAGCCGATCAGATCGGCGTCAGTTATCAGCCCTCACTCTATTGGGCGCTGCCGTTCTACTACGCCACGCAAAAGGGATGGTGGAAGGAAGTTGGCCTGTCTCCGAACTTCTCGACGTTTCCCGCCGGCGCGCCGCAAATCGCGGCGGGTGCATCGGGCTCCTGGGACGTTGGAGGCACAGGCTCTGTGCCGGCCGTGCTTGGTGCGGCTCGCTTCAACATTGAGACGATCGGTATTACCAACGACGAATCGAAAGCCAACGCGCTGATGGCGACTCCAAAGGAGTATCAGGCGATCAAGGCCGATCCGACGAAGCTCAAGGGGCAGCGCATCCTGCTGACGACCAACTCGACGGTCGATTACGCCGCCCGCAACTGCCTCGACAAGATGGGTGTGAAACAGAGCGACGTGCAGTTCGTCAATCTTGGCCAGGCGCAGATCATTACCGCCGTCACGTCAGGCAACGGCAATATTGCAGGTGTCTGGGCGCCGAACACTTACACGCTTCAGGATAGAGCCAAGGCCGAATATCTGTGTAGCGGCGCGGACACCGGCGCGATGGTTCCGGGCGCGCTGGTCGTGACTGCCGACTATGCCAAGAAGAGTCCGGAAAACGTCGCTAAATTCCTCGCCGTCTATCTGCGCGGCTGGTCATGGGCGAAGTCGCATCAGGCCGAAGCGAAGAAGATGGCTCTCGCATTCTATAAGGAAGGCGGTCTGGAGGCCACGCCCGAGGCAATGGATCAGGAATTCAAGCTCCGTCCGGTGTTCTCGCTGGATGAGCAGCTAAAGCTGATGGACAATTCGAAGGGGCCGTCGGAGGTCGATATCTGGTTCTCCAACATCGGCAAGTACATGACGAGCGTCAACACGCTGTCGTCCAATCCTGATCCCAAGAGCTACATCACTGACAAATACATGAAGATGGTCGCGGCTGATCCGAAGCTGCGCGCCTTCGCCACCGAATTTGACCAGAAATAG
- a CDS encoding metal-sulfur cluster assembly factor, whose protein sequence is MSGAPVLRTPPGASAHASASGEEDDATAAGQIREALRRVIDPELGYNIVDLGLVYDVAVEDGGVTIVTMTTTTPGCPATNYLKTGAGEAASSVDGVEFVDVRLTYEPRWTPDMMTPEAKAHLGIGSQW, encoded by the coding sequence ATGTCCGGCGCGCCGGTGTTGCGGACGCCGCCCGGCGCCTCCGCCCACGCTAGCGCATCAGGCGAGGAGGACGACGCGACCGCCGCCGGACAGATCCGCGAAGCATTGCGGCGGGTGATCGATCCGGAGCTCGGCTACAACATTGTCGATCTCGGCCTCGTTTACGATGTCGCGGTCGAGGACGGCGGCGTCACCATTGTAACGATGACGACGACCACGCCGGGATGTCCGGCAACGAATTATCTGAAGACTGGCGCGGGCGAGGCGGCGAGCTCTGTCGACGGGGTGGAGTTTGTCGATGTCAGACTGACCTATGAACCGCGCTGGACGCCGGACATGATGACGCCCGAGGCGAAAGCACATCTGGGTATCGGGAGCCAATGGTGA
- a CDS encoding ABC transporter ATP-binding protein encodes MGSIRFENVGKVYGHAKTGFKALDGVSLEISEKEFVAIVGPSGCGKTTCLRMVAGFESVSSGKVLVNDQAVTAPGADRAVVFQQFALFPWKTVRQNIEFGLRNKGIAKAERDHLVANALKLMTLESHGDAYPHQLSGGMQQRVAIARAYVLDPSVLLMDEPFGALDAQTRVVMQEELVRLARVNPRTVLFITHGVEEAVYLADRVAIMTRRPGTIKEVIDVKSIRTQENWGGYEKIEDVMDLESFVHLRTRIWKSLREEKIAAAT; translated from the coding sequence GTGGGTTCGATCCGTTTTGAGAACGTCGGCAAGGTCTACGGTCACGCAAAGACTGGCTTCAAGGCGCTCGATGGCGTCTCACTCGAGATTTCCGAGAAGGAGTTCGTTGCCATCGTCGGACCGTCGGGATGCGGCAAGACCACCTGCCTTCGCATGGTTGCCGGATTCGAGAGCGTGTCGAGCGGCAAGGTTCTGGTCAACGATCAGGCCGTCACGGCGCCGGGCGCTGATCGCGCGGTGGTGTTTCAGCAGTTCGCGCTCTTCCCCTGGAAGACGGTGCGGCAAAATATCGAGTTTGGCCTGCGCAACAAAGGCATCGCCAAGGCCGAGCGCGATCATCTTGTCGCGAATGCGCTGAAGTTGATGACGCTGGAAAGCCACGGCGATGCTTATCCGCATCAGTTGTCCGGCGGCATGCAGCAGCGCGTTGCGATCGCACGTGCATATGTTCTCGATCCCAGCGTCCTTTTGATGGACGAGCCGTTCGGCGCGCTCGACGCTCAAACCCGTGTCGTGATGCAGGAAGAACTGGTTCGCCTTGCGCGGGTCAACCCCCGCACGGTGTTGTTCATCACCCACGGCGTCGAGGAAGCCGTTTATCTCGCCGACCGCGTCGCGATCATGACTCGCCGGCCGGGCACGATCAAGGAAGTGATCGACGTCAAATCCATCCGGACCCAGGAGAACTGGGGCGGCTACGAGAAGATCGAGGATGTGATGGACCTCGAATCCTTCGTCCACCTGCGGACGCGAATCTGGAAATCACTGCGTGAAGAAAAAATCGCTGCGGCCACGTAG
- the greA gene encoding transcription elongation factor GreA produces MSVAFTKEESAETASETFLPDRPISSHPNLVTESGLKALELQLHQAHTAYEAAQKIEDINERRRQAAIPLRDARYFAARVRTAQVIADPTSTDAVAFGNTVTFRRDDGRVQTYRIVGEDEADPKAGTISFASPVARLLLGKTVGEEVAASGQNLEIISIS; encoded by the coding sequence ATGAGTGTTGCTTTTACCAAGGAAGAGAGTGCCGAAACTGCATCGGAGACCTTTCTGCCCGATCGCCCGATTTCATCACATCCCAACCTTGTTACAGAATCCGGCCTGAAGGCTCTCGAACTTCAGCTGCATCAAGCACACACGGCTTATGAGGCAGCGCAAAAGATCGAAGACATCAACGAGCGACGACGACAAGCCGCAATTCCCCTGCGCGACGCGCGCTATTTCGCCGCGCGGGTACGGACGGCGCAGGTCATCGCCGATCCAACATCAACCGACGCGGTCGCCTTTGGTAACACGGTGACCTTCAGGCGCGACGACGGGCGGGTGCAGACATATCGCATCGTCGGAGAGGATGAAGCCGATCCAAAGGCTGGCACCATTTCCTTCGCATCCCCGGTCGCGAGACTCCTGCTGGGCAAGACCGTTGGAGAAGAAGTCGCTGCATCCGGTCAGAACCTTGAGATCATTTCGATCTCATAA
- a CDS encoding tellurite resistance/C4-dicarboxylate transporter family protein: protein MTVTPRKGGLVLNLEDLSPAYFGLVMATGIVSLAAFMMEHPSIATALFYLNIAQYIVLCLLYGLRAWRYPRRFFGDMVAHLRGPGYFTTVAGTGILASQFMVLHENTTAGLILWMFAILLWVGLTYTIFTAFTVKRSKPTLDKGINGGWLLAVVATQALSISSALLAARMGQPYRLELNLMALSMWLWGGMLYIWMMSLIFYRYAFFEFSPGDLAPPYWINMGAMAISTLAGSLLILNAPHAPYLASLLPFLKGFTVFYWATGTWWIPMLLLLGIWRYGYERFPFEYDPLYWGAVFPLGMYAACTWQMDRAMEFGFLAGLPRVFFYVALVAWTITFIGMLRTLARGLRH from the coding sequence ATGACCGTCACCCCTCGCAAAGGGGGCTTGGTCTTAAATCTTGAAGATTTGTCTCCCGCCTATTTCGGGCTGGTGATGGCCACAGGCATCGTGTCCCTGGCTGCCTTCATGATGGAGCATCCGAGCATCGCCACCGCGCTGTTTTATCTGAACATCGCGCAATACATCGTCCTGTGCTTGCTCTATGGCCTGAGGGCGTGGCGTTATCCGCGTCGCTTCTTCGGCGACATGGTCGCCCATCTCCGCGGACCCGGCTATTTCACAACAGTTGCCGGCACCGGTATTCTGGCCAGCCAATTCATGGTGCTCCACGAGAACACCACAGCTGGCTTGATATTATGGATGTTCGCCATCCTGCTTTGGGTCGGCCTGACCTACACCATCTTTACCGCCTTCACCGTGAAGCGCAGCAAGCCGACGCTCGACAAGGGCATCAATGGCGGCTGGCTGCTGGCAGTCGTCGCGACACAAGCTCTTTCCATATCCAGCGCATTGCTTGCCGCGCGCATGGGTCAGCCCTATCGGCTTGAGCTCAATCTGATGGCTCTGTCGATGTGGCTATGGGGCGGCATGCTGTACATCTGGATGATGTCGCTGATCTTCTATCGCTATGCGTTCTTCGAATTTTCACCCGGAGATCTCGCGCCACCCTACTGGATCAATATGGGGGCAATGGCGATTTCAACACTGGCCGGCTCCCTGCTCATTCTGAACGCGCCGCACGCACCCTATCTGGCGTCGCTGTTGCCGTTCCTGAAAGGCTTCACGGTATTCTACTGGGCGACCGGGACATGGTGGATACCGATGCTACTTCTGCTCGGCATCTGGCGTTACGGTTATGAGAGATTTCCGTTCGAATACGATCCGCTTTACTGGGGCGCGGTGTTCCCGCTCGGCATGTATGCGGCTTGTACCTGGCAAATGGACCGGGCCATGGAATTCGGTTTTCTGGCCGGACTCCCACGCGTATTTTTCTATGTCGCGCTGGTGGCGTGGACGATCACGTTCATCGGAATGTTGCGCACGCTGGCGCGCGGGTTGCGGCACTAA
- the hisD gene encoding histidinol dehydrogenase, giving the protein MTVTYLKKATKTPASETGTARKVVDEMLATIEKGGEQAVRDYALKLDKWNGDIVVTEDEIARRTAEIPQSIKDDIDFAAGNVRTFAENQMKSVTNFSYEPIPGLWLGQKLVACETAGCYVPTGRYAHIASAYMSVATAKAAGVNTVIACSTPFRGQGIHPHVLYAMKVAGADIIMTLGGVQAIAAMAFGLFSGKPADIIVGPGNKFVAEAKRTLFGKVGIDVFAGPSEVAVLADDSADPMIVAADLVGQMEHGVESPAWLITSSRRVADEVARIVPELIAELPASAREASVAAWRDYSEIVLCDTREEMVRVSDEYASEHLEVHCGDLDWWLDNLTNYGSLFLGEETNVSFGDKVSGPNHILPTKFAARYSAGLSVHKFLKPLTWQKMNRDGCRTIAPVSARISRLEGMEAHARTSDVRMRKYAPGMNIDLGAPVQD; this is encoded by the coding sequence ATGACCGTAACCTATCTGAAGAAAGCAACGAAGACTCCGGCGAGTGAAACCGGGACTGCCCGCAAGGTTGTCGACGAGATGCTGGCAACGATTGAAAAAGGCGGCGAACAGGCGGTGCGTGATTACGCGCTGAAGCTCGACAAATGGAATGGCGACATCGTCGTCACGGAAGACGAGATTGCGCGGCGAACCGCAGAAATTCCGCAGAGCATCAAGGACGATATCGATTTTGCGGCGGGTAATGTCCGCACGTTCGCCGAAAACCAGATGAAATCGGTCACGAACTTCTCTTACGAGCCGATTCCCGGCCTCTGGCTCGGCCAGAAGCTCGTGGCCTGCGAAACCGCCGGTTGCTACGTGCCGACGGGTCGATATGCCCATATCGCCTCTGCCTACATGTCTGTCGCTACGGCCAAGGCCGCCGGCGTCAATACTGTCATCGCATGCTCAACGCCGTTCCGTGGTCAGGGTATTCATCCGCATGTCCTCTACGCGATGAAGGTCGCTGGCGCGGATATCATCATGACGCTCGGCGGTGTTCAGGCTATCGCCGCGATGGCTTTCGGCCTGTTCAGCGGAAAGCCGGCTGACATCATCGTCGGGCCCGGCAACAAATTTGTCGCTGAAGCCAAACGCACATTGTTTGGCAAGGTCGGCATCGACGTGTTCGCCGGCCCGTCCGAAGTAGCGGTGCTGGCCGACGACAGCGCCGATCCGATGATCGTCGCCGCCGATCTCGTCGGGCAGATGGAGCACGGTGTCGAAAGCCCGGCCTGGCTGATTACGTCCTCGCGTCGTGTGGCCGATGAGGTGGCGCGGATCGTTCCCGAGTTGATCGCTGAACTTCCAGCGAGTGCGCGAGAAGCGTCTGTCGCCGCATGGCGAGACTACAGCGAGATCGTGCTGTGCGATACGCGGGAGGAAATGGTTCGGGTGTCCGACGAGTACGCGAGTGAACATCTCGAGGTGCACTGCGGGGATCTCGACTGGTGGCTCGATAATCTCACGAACTACGGTTCGCTCTTCCTCGGTGAAGAAACGAACGTGTCGTTCGGCGACAAGGTGTCGGGTCCGAACCACATTTTGCCGACCAAATTTGCCGCGCGTTATTCGGCTGGCCTGTCGGTGCACAAATTCCTCAAGCCATTAACCTGGCAGAAGATGAATCGCGACGGCTGCCGGACGATTGCGCCGGTTTCTGCCCGTATCTCTCGTCTCGAGGGCATGGAGGCGCATGCGCGCACCAGCGATGTCCGGATGCGGAAATATGCGCCGGGTATGAATATCGATCTCGGTGCGCCCGTTCAGGATTGA
- a CDS encoding FAD-dependent oxidoreductase has product MTLKEPPSPKGVSSVTVIGAGVAGSWQALLFACAGYDVTLLDRDDIKMTYATSHWAGGMLAPWCEGEVSEPLITDLGTRSLELWRQHLPDTSFNGSLVVAQPRDRSDFERFARLTTGHDRLDANGVGELEPALYGRFHAGLFFAGEGHVEPRAVLPQLHARFVAAGGIIRFQSECDLDELALETEGIVIDCRGLSARDKFSDLRGVKGEMVVVEVQDFTLSRPVRLLHPRWPIYVIPRENNCFMIGATSIESEDTAVSLRSVVELLTAASTVHPAFGDAYILEIGAGLRPAFPDHLPRIVVSRRKISVNGLYRHGFLLAPALAEMTLSYVQRGFIHNEVMRSSFEVIS; this is encoded by the coding sequence ATGACGTTGAAAGAACCGCCTTCCCCGAAGGGAGTGTCTTCCGTCACCGTGATCGGCGCCGGTGTCGCGGGGAGCTGGCAGGCGCTGCTGTTTGCGTGTGCAGGCTATGATGTCACGCTGCTTGATCGCGACGACATCAAGATGACCTATGCGACCAGTCACTGGGCGGGGGGCATGCTGGCGCCGTGGTGTGAAGGCGAGGTATCCGAGCCGCTCATTACGGATCTCGGGACACGCTCGCTGGAGCTCTGGCGCCAGCATCTTCCCGACACGTCGTTTAATGGCTCGCTTGTCGTGGCACAGCCGCGTGATCGCTCGGATTTCGAGCGCTTCGCGCGACTGACGACAGGACATGATCGTCTCGACGCGAATGGCGTCGGCGAGCTTGAACCGGCGCTGTACGGACGGTTTCACGCGGGTCTGTTTTTTGCGGGGGAGGGGCATGTGGAGCCACGTGCCGTGCTGCCGCAACTGCATGCAAGGTTCGTGGCGGCTGGCGGTATCATCCGGTTTCAGTCGGAATGCGATCTCGATGAGCTTGCCCTTGAAACCGAAGGTATCGTGATTGACTGTCGCGGTCTTTCCGCCAGAGACAAGTTTTCAGATCTGCGCGGCGTCAAGGGCGAGATGGTTGTCGTCGAGGTGCAGGACTTCACGCTGTCGCGCCCAGTGCGCCTGCTTCATCCGCGCTGGCCGATTTATGTCATTCCGCGCGAAAATAACTGTTTCATGATCGGTGCGACCAGCATCGAAAGCGAAGATACGGCCGTCAGCTTGCGCTCAGTCGTTGAACTTCTGACGGCAGCCTCCACCGTTCATCCTGCGTTCGGGGACGCTTATATCCTTGAGATCGGTGCGGGGCTTCGGCCTGCGTTTCCGGATCATCTGCCGCGCATCGTCGTGAGCCGCCGAAAGATATCGGTGAATGGACTCTACCGCCACGGCTTCCTGTTAGCGCCAGCTCTTGCAGAGATGACGCTTTCTTATGTGCAGCGCGGATTCATCCATAACGAGGTGATGCGGTCTTCCTTCGAGGTGATATCGTGA